One region of Prosthecobacter dejongeii genomic DNA includes:
- a CDS encoding DUF1552 domain-containing protein, translated as MNRRRFLLQSLSTSLALPGLPSLMAKSVGGNSAVQAAKGAGAGAQRFVAIGNLLGYQTKSLFPTTTGRNYEKTTLLEPLWENRSHMTVFKGLDHGVKGGHFAVHSFLSGVLNSEAQNRPDGNVSIDQYLADEVGFVTRFPSLTVGSEGGIHGGCQIAWTKSGVRVPPITGPAELFERLFISDSQERQARRVQENQVQASILDSVLEDANRLSRQVNKEDKDKLDEYLTSVRDVEKRLELRKRWASQPKPKAPFEKPANRNPVQDLPMLYELIALALQTDSTRIATLEIGGDFLPQDLGIDKSYHGLSHHSNDAEAIAHLITLEKYQIEHFGKFLTRLSKMQDGERSLLDSTAVLFGSGMSDANSHKNTDLPIILAGGGYKHGEFREVPREGINKVPLCNLFVDIAQRMGVETDSFGSSTGRFS; from the coding sequence ATGAACCGTCGTCGTTTCCTTCTCCAATCCCTCAGCACCTCGCTTGCGTTGCCGGGGCTGCCTTCGCTCATGGCCAAGTCCGTGGGCGGGAATTCGGCGGTGCAGGCCGCGAAGGGGGCCGGGGCAGGGGCGCAGCGGTTTGTCGCCATCGGCAACCTGCTCGGCTATCAGACGAAGTCGCTTTTTCCCACCACCACGGGCCGCAATTACGAGAAGACCACGCTGCTGGAGCCGCTGTGGGAAAATCGCAGCCACATGACCGTCTTCAAAGGTCTGGATCACGGCGTCAAAGGCGGCCACTTCGCCGTCCATTCCTTCCTTTCCGGCGTGCTAAACTCCGAGGCCCAAAACCGTCCCGATGGCAACGTCAGCATTGACCAATACCTCGCCGATGAAGTGGGCTTTGTGACCCGCTTTCCCTCCCTCACGGTCGGCTCCGAAGGCGGGATCCACGGCGGTTGCCAGATCGCCTGGACCAAGTCCGGCGTGCGCGTTCCCCCCATCACCGGCCCGGCGGAATTGTTCGAGCGGCTGTTCATCAGCGACTCCCAGGAACGGCAGGCGCGCCGCGTGCAGGAAAACCAGGTCCAGGCCTCCATCCTCGACTCCGTGCTGGAAGATGCGAATCGCCTCTCCCGTCAGGTGAACAAGGAGGACAAGGACAAGCTGGACGAATACCTGACCTCCGTGCGCGATGTGGAAAAGCGCCTGGAACTGCGCAAGCGCTGGGCCAGCCAGCCCAAGCCCAAAGCCCCCTTTGAAAAACCGGCAAACCGCAACCCGGTGCAGGATCTGCCCATGCTGTATGAGTTGATCGCCCTGGCCCTGCAGACCGACTCCACCCGCATCGCCACCCTGGAGATCGGCGGCGACTTCCTGCCGCAGGATCTCGGCATTGATAAGTCCTACCACGGCCTCTCCCACCACAGCAATGATGCGGAGGCCATCGCCCACCTCATCACGCTGGAGAAGTATCAAATAGAGCACTTTGGCAAATTCCTCACCCGCCTTTCCAAGATGCAGGATGGCGAGCGCTCGCTGCTCGACTCCACCGCCGTGCTTTTCGGCAGCGGCATGAGCGATGCGAACTCGCACAAAAACACCGACCTGCCCATCATCCTCGCAGGGGGCGGCTACAAGCATGGCGAATTCCGCGAAGTGCCGCGTGAGGGCATCAACAAGGTGCCGCTGTGCAATCTCTTTGTGGACATCGCCCAGCGCATGGGTGTGGAGACCGATTCCTTCGGCAGCAGCACAGGCCGCTTTTCCTGA
- a CDS encoding IclR family transcriptional regulator encodes MPADRRAPPNPLNRYRVPILDRTLDLLELLSQHPEGLTLTAVTERLAMPKNSVFRILTTLTLRGYAERDEPTKAYRLSRKLLSVSHGAIGGRRLLQAASGILTALRDATGETALLGTLSGSQGVVLDQVVSSYPVKVVVEVGHAFPLHTAAPAKAMLAFMPEDKRNALIKGIHFTKHTKTTLTSTKAFVAELSEVNNNGYALDRCEESEAYACAAAPVFDAREEVIAAIWISGPSDRLPLSKLPAVGKIVAAHAVKLSTSMGSLDAHCG; translated from the coding sequence ATGCCTGCGGACCGTCGAGCCCCCCCCAACCCATTGAACCGATACCGGGTTCCGATTCTGGATCGCACGCTCGATCTTTTGGAGCTGCTCTCGCAGCATCCAGAGGGGCTCACTTTGACCGCAGTGACTGAGCGGCTGGCTATGCCTAAGAACTCCGTTTTCCGCATCCTTACCACGCTCACCCTGCGCGGTTATGCAGAGCGTGATGAGCCCACCAAGGCCTATCGTCTGAGCCGCAAGCTCCTATCTGTGAGTCACGGCGCCATCGGTGGCAGGCGTCTGTTGCAGGCTGCCAGTGGCATTCTCACCGCGCTGCGTGATGCCACAGGTGAAACGGCTCTGCTTGGAACTTTATCGGGTTCTCAGGGGGTTGTGTTGGATCAGGTGGTATCCTCATATCCAGTGAAAGTGGTGGTGGAGGTAGGTCACGCATTCCCACTGCACACAGCCGCACCTGCAAAAGCCATGCTGGCATTCATGCCGGAAGACAAACGGAATGCCCTGATCAAGGGGATCCATTTTACCAAACACACTAAAACTACCCTCACCTCAACCAAGGCTTTCGTAGCTGAACTCTCAGAGGTAAACAACAACGGTTATGCTCTTGATCGCTGTGAGGAGAGTGAAGCTTACGCTTGCGCAGCGGCCCCAGTATTTGATGCCAGAGAAGAGGTTATCGCTGCGATATGGATCAGCGGACCGAGTGATCGTCTGCCTCTCTCCAAACTGCCCGCTGTGGGTAAGATTGTCGCCGCTCATGCGGTAAAACTTTCTACTTCAATGGGCAGTCTTGATGCTCACTGCGGATGA
- a CDS encoding SDR family oxidoreductase, which yields MQSLISKLTNTSVIVTGGSRGYGAGIAEAFVKAGARVWITGRDQERLQTTAQNIGAIPFTADVADGYAWDRLMEEVIQHTGRLDVLVNNAGEGVKVCQASDQTDEAIARSLASNLTGAMLGCRRAAAIMQSQRSGLIINIGSACSTHAWPGWSIYSAAKAGLLMFTRCLLTELRPYGVRVTSVLPSWGQTEFTEAVNLPPRDPVILAQCISPSDLGQLIVQTACMPPHLVAEEIKLWPIVQPMIQL from the coding sequence ATGCAGTCCCTCATATCAAAATTAACGAATACTTCGGTTATCGTCACAGGCGGTTCACGCGGTTATGGCGCGGGCATTGCTGAAGCTTTTGTCAAAGCAGGAGCCCGTGTCTGGATCACGGGCCGTGATCAGGAAAGACTGCAAACGACCGCGCAGAATATCGGGGCGATTCCTTTTACCGCCGATGTTGCCGATGGTTATGCCTGGGATAGACTCATGGAAGAGGTCATCCAACACACAGGTAGGCTAGATGTGCTGGTGAACAATGCGGGAGAAGGAGTCAAAGTCTGCCAGGCAAGTGACCAGACGGACGAAGCCATCGCTCGCAGCCTGGCCAGTAACCTCACGGGTGCGATGCTAGGCTGCCGTCGTGCGGCGGCGATCATGCAATCTCAAAGAAGCGGCCTCATCATCAACATTGGCAGTGCCTGCTCGACACATGCTTGGCCAGGATGGAGCATCTATTCGGCCGCCAAAGCGGGGCTACTCATGTTCACACGGTGTCTGCTCACAGAGTTACGGCCTTATGGTGTGCGGGTCACTTCCGTTTTACCCTCATGGGGCCAGACTGAGTTTACGGAAGCCGTAAACCTTCCCCCGCGCGATCCAGTCATCCTCGCTCAGTGCATCTCCCCTTCAGACCTCGGCCAGCTCATCGTTCAGACCGCTTGTATGCCACCTCACCTCGTTGCGGAGGAGATCAAGCTCTGGCCGATAGTACAGCCGATGATTCAACTCTAA
- a CDS encoding UvrD-helicase domain-containing protein — translation MTSGALNPIVANPAITAAEAAQTKVNSCLEAGRSFRLEAGAGAGKTYSLVAALKRLIAEKGEALIRTGQKVACITYTEAGRDEIAQEIEDHPAILVETIHAFSWGLLRQFQKSLRDIVNMMEDRRQKIEAGGGVESKLVDYDLGFFGVDDKRITLDHDDIPLFMAKLLKNTKFQRLLTQQFPVIFIDEYQDTDRDFMQAITDNFLSTGDGPLIGLFGDHWQTIYRSEYELADYPVEEIAKGSNFRSVAAIVNMLNNLRPELSQVVSDSKAKGEARFFHVNGYECERTDEAQSKGDVSADLARTIRENLMVRLESEGWNLAKTKVLMLTHNSLAKDLGYPSIAEIFKGRTAWFAKKEDPTIEFLIETLEPMCDAYLHSRYGEMFRLFGGQPGIVCHNDKISWREDMDELLRLRNESTIGSVIDHLRKTHRPQVPSRIVRKEEELAALGDNPIPEENKSLNRHSALRAVDYLELIELRKFVEGETMLATQHSVKGAEFENVLVVLGGGWNHYNWPLLFELLETKKLNNKNTKGYYRARNLFYVSVSRPMVRLAVLATQLLSDTALAAVTRLFGPDHVEMLDPASFPTSQS, via the coding sequence ATGACCTCCGGCGCATTAAACCCGATTGTTGCAAATCCAGCCATTACCGCTGCGGAGGCTGCTCAGACTAAGGTAAACTCATGTTTGGAGGCAGGGCGTAGCTTTCGATTGGAGGCCGGTGCCGGAGCTGGCAAGACTTATTCGCTTGTTGCCGCGTTGAAGCGGCTTATTGCCGAAAAGGGGGAAGCGTTGATCAGAACAGGACAGAAGGTGGCTTGCATCACGTATACCGAGGCTGGTAGAGATGAAATTGCACAGGAGATCGAAGATCATCCTGCAATTCTTGTGGAGACAATCCATGCCTTTTCGTGGGGATTACTCAGACAGTTTCAGAAATCTCTTCGGGATATCGTGAACATGATGGAAGACAGGCGTCAAAAGATCGAGGCAGGGGGCGGTGTCGAGTCCAAGCTTGTGGACTACGATCTGGGTTTTTTTGGAGTGGACGATAAGCGGATCACCTTGGATCACGACGACATTCCACTGTTCATGGCGAAGCTGCTGAAAAACACTAAGTTTCAGCGACTTTTAACTCAGCAATTCCCCGTTATTTTCATCGATGAATACCAAGATACGGATCGTGATTTCATGCAGGCGATCACCGATAACTTCTTGAGCACTGGTGACGGGCCGCTGATAGGTCTTTTTGGAGACCATTGGCAAACGATTTATCGCAGTGAATATGAACTCGCAGATTATCCAGTCGAAGAAATCGCCAAGGGCTCCAATTTTCGCTCAGTCGCCGCGATCGTGAACATGCTAAACAATTTAAGGCCGGAACTGTCCCAAGTTGTGAGCGATTCGAAAGCCAAAGGAGAAGCGAGATTTTTTCACGTAAATGGCTATGAATGCGAACGTACCGACGAAGCACAATCCAAGGGTGACGTGTCTGCGGATCTCGCGCGGACAATCCGGGAGAATCTGATGGTGCGCCTTGAGAGTGAGGGGTGGAATCTTGCAAAAACTAAGGTTCTGATGCTAACTCACAACTCACTCGCTAAAGACTTGGGGTATCCTAGTATAGCAGAGATTTTTAAAGGCCGGACGGCATGGTTTGCGAAGAAGGAAGACCCGACAATCGAGTTTTTGATTGAGACCCTTGAGCCAATGTGTGACGCATATTTGCACTCTCGCTATGGCGAAATGTTTCGTCTCTTCGGAGGCCAACCAGGTATAGTTTGTCATAATGACAAGATTTCGTGGCGGGAGGATATGGATGAGCTTCTGCGACTTCGAAACGAAAGTACAATTGGTTCTGTAATTGATCATCTTCGAAAAACACATCGGCCACAAGTGCCTAGCCGTATCGTTCGTAAAGAGGAAGAGTTAGCCGCATTGGGTGATAATCCAATTCCAGAAGAGAACAAATCGCTAAATCGACACTCTGCGCTTCGGGCCGTCGATTATTTGGAGCTTATCGAACTACGCAAGTTCGTCGAAGGGGAAACGATGCTCGCTACTCAACATAGTGTTAAGGGTGCTGAATTTGAGAATGTTTTAGTGGTCCTAGGTGGGGGGTGGAACCATTACAACTGGCCATTACTCTTTGAGCTTCTTGAAACGAAGAAATTGAACAACAAAAACACGAAGGGATACTATCGCGCTCGTAATTTGTTTTATGTTTCTGTTTCACGTCCCATGGTGAGACTTGCGGTGCTCGCCACGCAGTTACTGTCCGACACTGCGCTGGCGGCGGTGACCAGATTATTTGGGCCGGATCATGTCGAAATGTTAGACCCCGCTTCGTTTCCTACGTCTCAGTCATAA
- a CDS encoding ATP-dependent nuclease, with translation MPIQKVRVEGFRLLQDVEILLESVSTVIVGRNNSGKTSLTDVFDRFTSERNTRFRLEDFSAGIRPKFLEAKRLRESGANTVEVLDALPKIALTLTFGYDPKATDLGPLSQFIIDLDAASTIAVVKVEYAPTLASLHALFDVQSPAEGVDAGLHFLRGIRETLSKAYTVQVSAIDPTDPTNRRQFEGSSALYSLMQCDFVRAQRTLDHASQGEADVIGKLLSTLFKTAPAPTAAAADQELAAQLKTSVERIERNVQGGFDEMLKGLLPAMDVLGFPGLNDTELRPETSLNVEALLSDHTKIVYTGADGVHLPEGYNGLGTRNLIYMLLQLESYHKAFRGKATRPVTHLIFIEEPEAHLHPQMQEVFISQLNAAVTKLSAHYPEEAAWKVQFVITTHSSHVANAAAFEAVRYFLNESPQGTATRRTKIKDFKKGLNLIPPDDQDFLHQYMTLTKCDLYFADKAILVEGTTERLLMPRLLNIVDRSLDESRKLCRQYVTTIEVGGAYAHLFYTLLDFLELKTLVITDIDSVRAATTMDRNGKSVTKWEKCPVALGERTSNTAIREWFRPKEQTKEDGQQNEPAPVITPAELAAKTADDKQDGFRRLAYQIPETDGTSVCARSYEDALVLANPDRFEWPMEEDEATEAWYIAKDLPKAETALRFAIREADWTVPRYIREGLIWLAEPPPPKSEIPPIQTAEATR, from the coding sequence ATGCCAATTCAAAAAGTCAGAGTGGAAGGATTCCGGCTGCTGCAAGATGTGGAAATCCTACTGGAGTCCGTCTCAACCGTGATCGTGGGCCGGAACAACAGCGGCAAGACATCATTGACCGATGTATTCGATCGATTCACGAGCGAGCGAAATACTCGTTTCCGGCTCGAAGACTTCTCGGCCGGAATCAGGCCGAAGTTCTTGGAAGCCAAGCGGCTTCGGGAATCAGGTGCTAATACGGTGGAGGTGCTTGATGCACTGCCGAAAATCGCTCTCACCTTGACTTTCGGCTATGACCCCAAAGCGACGGACTTGGGGCCTTTATCCCAGTTCATTATCGACCTAGACGCAGCGTCCACCATCGCCGTCGTGAAAGTCGAATATGCTCCCACCTTGGCATCCCTACACGCATTGTTCGATGTGCAGTCGCCAGCCGAAGGAGTAGACGCTGGATTGCATTTTTTGCGCGGCATTCGTGAGACGCTATCAAAAGCGTATACCGTCCAAGTCTCGGCAATCGACCCTACGGATCCAACTAATAGGCGCCAGTTTGAAGGTTCATCAGCACTCTATAGCTTGATGCAGTGTGATTTTGTACGAGCTCAGAGGACGTTGGATCATGCTTCCCAAGGAGAAGCCGACGTGATCGGAAAGTTGCTAAGCACACTTTTTAAAACCGCACCGGCACCGACGGCCGCTGCCGCTGACCAGGAGCTTGCCGCGCAGCTCAAGACTTCGGTGGAGCGCATTGAAAGGAACGTACAAGGAGGCTTCGACGAAATGTTGAAGGGGTTGCTTCCAGCCATGGATGTGCTGGGTTTCCCAGGACTGAATGACACCGAGCTTCGACCTGAGACTTCGCTCAATGTAGAGGCATTATTATCCGACCACACTAAGATTGTATATACTGGAGCGGACGGCGTGCACTTGCCGGAAGGTTACAATGGCCTCGGAACGCGAAATTTGATCTATATGTTGTTGCAGTTGGAAAGCTACCACAAAGCATTCAGGGGCAAAGCAACCCGACCGGTGACACACCTGATCTTCATTGAAGAACCGGAAGCCCACCTTCATCCCCAGATGCAGGAAGTATTCATCAGCCAACTCAACGCCGCAGTAACCAAGTTGTCCGCTCACTATCCGGAAGAAGCCGCATGGAAGGTGCAGTTTGTAATAACAACCCACTCCTCGCATGTCGCAAATGCAGCCGCTTTCGAGGCAGTGCGGTATTTCCTCAACGAATCACCGCAGGGAACAGCAACACGACGCACTAAGATCAAGGATTTCAAGAAGGGCTTGAATCTCATTCCTCCCGACGATCAAGACTTCCTGCACCAGTATATGACGTTGACAAAGTGTGACCTCTATTTTGCCGACAAAGCGATCCTGGTTGAGGGAACCACCGAAAGGCTCCTGATGCCCAGGCTGCTCAACATCGTGGACCGTTCGCTGGACGAAAGCCGGAAATTGTGCAGACAATATGTGACGACCATCGAAGTGGGAGGCGCTTACGCTCACCTTTTCTATACTCTGTTGGATTTCTTGGAATTGAAGACCTTGGTAATCACTGACATTGATTCGGTGCGTGCTGCAACCACGATGGACAGGAATGGGAAATCCGTTACCAAGTGGGAGAAATGTCCCGTGGCACTCGGCGAGCGAACCTCCAACACCGCGATTAGAGAATGGTTCCGTCCGAAGGAGCAGACGAAGGAAGATGGCCAGCAGAATGAGCCGGCTCCGGTCATTACCCCCGCTGAGTTGGCGGCGAAAACAGCTGACGACAAACAGGACGGCTTCCGCAGGCTGGCTTATCAGATTCCAGAGACGGACGGCACGTCTGTCTGTGCCCGGAGCTACGAGGATGCGCTGGTCCTTGCAAATCCTGACAGATTCGAATGGCCAATGGAAGAGGATGAAGCAACCGAGGCGTGGTACATCGCAAAGGATCTACCCAAGGCTGAGACGGCTCTTCGCTTTGCGATTCGGGAAGCCGACTGGACTGTGCCGCGCTATATTCGCGAAGGATTGATTTGGCTCGCTGAGCCACCTCCTCCCAAATCTGAGATTCCTCCAATTCAAACCGCTGAGGCAACCCGATGA
- a CDS encoding dihydrofolate reductase family protein produces MRPLRYAINITLDGCCDHREGSTDEEQHRYWAEKLAGADALLFGRVTYEMMEQAWRLPGQTGEKPQWMADWMLPFARTIDAAKKYVVSTTLAEVDWNAELVRGDLAAAVERLKREPGEGLFLGGVKLPLALAELGLIDEYEFVVQPRLAGHGPTLFAGLPKGIDLRLVGRREFKSGAVALRYEVKR; encoded by the coding sequence ATGAGACCCCTTCGATATGCCATCAACATCACCCTGGACGGCTGTTGCGATCATCGGGAGGGCTCTACGGATGAGGAACAGCACCGCTACTGGGCGGAGAAGCTGGCGGGGGCCGATGCGCTACTCTTTGGCCGAGTGACCTACGAAATGATGGAGCAGGCGTGGCGGCTACCGGGGCAGACGGGCGAGAAGCCGCAGTGGATGGCGGACTGGATGCTGCCCTTTGCGCGAACCATTGATGCGGCGAAGAAGTATGTGGTCTCGACGACGCTGGCAGAGGTGGATTGGAATGCAGAGCTGGTACGCGGGGATCTGGCGGCGGCTGTGGAGCGACTGAAGCGGGAGCCGGGCGAGGGGCTGTTCTTGGGAGGGGTAAAGCTGCCGCTGGCGCTGGCGGAACTCGGTTTGATCGATGAATACGAATTCGTGGTGCAACCGAGGCTGGCGGGGCATGGGCCGACACTGTTTGCAGGACTGCCGAAGGGGATCGATCTGAGGCTGGTGGGGCGGCGGGAGTTTAAGTCGGGCGCGGTGGCGCTGCGATATGAGGTGAAAAGGTAG
- a CDS encoding sialidase family protein produces the protein MLFHRLSFAFFACDLSCFGASDVALPAEAKGGRDSVYLTANDLSIATGEPSRVLMSSGSMHVPVWSLSGGTVGQSVAGVVGGLPRGCKAVKVEIVVTTSDAATSAEFADVYRVHLSQLVEGAPLMSRYVLGTPVRTVLPAGPFHSRTILLESYYEVVEDAPLWVRIQREPGEAGDTFTRPTGLVMVKVTPVDAPGKTHVVQDGGGYNSWPMIQALGDKLVCVYSRGKAHTINDDERAVYARTSTDGGETWTRETVVANTPNYGEVEVGKGLDSTGAMLLWVRRIGKEWNHDLYRSTDGVTFTLLATPKLAVQPMQITDVFAVPTVGLMALWFSGDYGDKPTNGWGIVTSSDDGATWTQTPMEMGLTKPQWPTEAAAVSLGEGRILAIARTETGPVQFQIVSTDYGKTWVRRPTNIGDVAGSTPSLVLDAKTGLLSQYYYHRGKGVLRRRVVEPNQVFDHPLEWPASEVVGTGSKVMWDAGNANATVMGDRHYVSFYSGKAPDTAVLVAELPAPTVGVEKKEKSPAPDGPKKE, from the coding sequence ATGCTTTTTCATCGCCTCTCTTTTGCCTTTTTTGCCTGTGATCTGTCCTGCTTTGGGGCGAGTGATGTTGCCCTGCCTGCGGAGGCGAAGGGAGGGAGGGACTCGGTTTACCTGACGGCGAATGATTTATCCATCGCGACGGGTGAGCCTTCGCGGGTGCTGATGTCGAGTGGATCGATGCATGTGCCGGTGTGGTCGCTTTCTGGGGGCACGGTGGGACAGTCGGTGGCGGGGGTGGTGGGCGGGCTGCCGAGGGGGTGCAAGGCGGTGAAGGTGGAGATCGTGGTGACGACTTCGGACGCGGCGACGAGTGCGGAGTTTGCGGATGTGTATCGGGTGCACCTGTCGCAGTTGGTGGAGGGTGCGCCTTTGATGTCGCGGTATGTGCTGGGGACTCCGGTGCGGACGGTGCTGCCTGCGGGGCCGTTTCATTCCCGGACGATCCTGCTGGAGTCGTACTACGAGGTGGTGGAGGATGCGCCGCTGTGGGTGAGGATCCAGCGGGAGCCGGGTGAGGCGGGGGATACGTTTACGCGCCCGACGGGGCTGGTGATGGTGAAGGTGACACCGGTGGATGCGCCGGGGAAGACGCACGTGGTGCAGGATGGGGGCGGCTACAATTCGTGGCCGATGATCCAGGCCCTGGGTGATAAGCTGGTGTGCGTGTATAGCCGGGGCAAGGCGCACACGATCAACGATGATGAGCGGGCGGTGTATGCACGGACCTCGACGGACGGTGGCGAGACGTGGACGCGGGAGACGGTGGTGGCGAATACGCCGAACTACGGGGAGGTGGAGGTGGGCAAGGGCTTGGACTCGACGGGGGCGATGCTGCTGTGGGTGCGGAGGATCGGGAAGGAGTGGAACCACGACCTGTACCGCAGCACGGATGGGGTGACGTTTACACTTTTGGCGACGCCGAAGCTGGCGGTGCAGCCGATGCAGATCACGGATGTTTTTGCCGTGCCGACGGTGGGGCTGATGGCGCTGTGGTTCTCCGGTGACTATGGGGACAAGCCGACGAATGGGTGGGGCATCGTGACGAGTAGCGATGATGGTGCGACGTGGACGCAGACGCCGATGGAGATGGGGCTAACGAAGCCGCAGTGGCCGACGGAGGCGGCAGCGGTGTCTCTGGGTGAGGGGCGGATTTTGGCGATCGCCCGGACGGAGACGGGTCCGGTGCAGTTTCAGATCGTATCCACGGACTACGGGAAGACGTGGGTGCGCAGGCCGACGAATATCGGGGATGTGGCGGGATCGACCCCGAGCCTGGTGCTGGATGCGAAGACGGGGCTACTGAGCCAATACTACTACCATCGTGGCAAGGGAGTGCTGCGGCGGCGTGTGGTGGAGCCTAACCAAGTGTTTGACCATCCGCTGGAGTGGCCTGCCTCTGAGGTGGTGGGCACGGGAAGCAAGGTGATGTGGGATGCGGGCAATGCGAACGCGACGGTGATGGGCGACAGGCACTATGTTTCCTTCTACTCGGGCAAGGCCCCGGACACGGCGGTTCTGGTGGCGGAGCTGCCTGCGCCGACGGTGGGGGTGGAGAAGAAGGAGAAATCCCCTGCCCCAGATGGGCCGAAGAAGGAGTGA